The Bradysia coprophila strain Holo2 unplaced genomic scaffold, BU_Bcop_v1 contig_732, whole genome shotgun sequence genome has a window encoding:
- the LOC119084079 gene encoding uncharacterized protein LOC119084079, protein MITTRKVLIFVILIAVMASVANGKRKTKTKSQKADVVGDDRQNLLQSRETDPPNFLRLLLMRLIYGIAVQIGAEDRLAGFLNGIFVPPNADDDDGFGGLGGFLGEIGDGGGDDLFDF, encoded by the coding sequence ATGATAACCACGCGAAAAGTGCTAATATTTGTGATACTAATCGCTGTAATGGCCAGCGTAGCAAATGGCAAAcggaaaacaaaaaccaaaagtcaaAAAGCCGATGTTGTCGGTGACGATCGCCAGAATTTACTACAAAGTCGCGAAACGGATCCTCCGAATTTCCTGCGTCTGCTGTTGATGAGACTGATCTATGGCATTGCCGTGCAGATCGGAGCCGAAGATCGTTTAGCGGGATTTCTGAATGGTATCTTTGTGCCACCGAATGCCGACGATGACGATGGATTCGGTGGATTGGGCGGTTTTCTGGGCGAGATTGGTGATGGTGGTGGTGacgatttgtttgatttttaa
- the LOC119084077 gene encoding GRIP and coiled-coil domain-containing protein 2, giving the protein MDQKDQADGDVPKKSPFDNLDRDELVKKCKGLLLLAKNAKQAKDDYAEENARKASVIEKLETQKLADKESLKAMQEIVDSLTETKLETANRICDLEKSLSMANAQIAKTNEEVNALQQHAIENESLRRQIQRLTDENEELISEMEQLEAKSKGDHLADIANCESLKLENEKLRETVVNNEKFMIKLSDHQEQFDKIALELQASKETNDKLVVDLSALSEHSRKQADKLKLYKSKIVDISAKLKQLKSNKEVLAKIVAEYSQSVTKWQADIIAAMKQIGSKSTDQPDEVTQLQSESAIKVEISDKLESAEKAIHLLQATNDELTSEIEDLKKQLADHDNLMLEKSQNEESDRGEDKKTIAELQTQCSRLNEDNQKLAAEIEHIRSNHEVDRQSSSDDFECEKSKFLNDIDTLNRTLNEHQSKLNALSDANADLINKLEERTVQVNEKTAELNDLNGALEQLQQKRSQETDELLSEMREINEALKNRGDVISKQKQSIGELNDKIDRLQTENAQLNVANDAANKQVDHLNDRVKELESKSFVDDSQMSVSTISRAEEVNRMRDIEEGFEEKYNKLRVLAVKLKKKVGEQASIIQSLESRNNDNTTEGQQITSKLGVMEVQVKNLQLLQSENDRLLDELETVKSNWKRDQVELDKSRMELDKVANELIELKCTEAQSDVKKVNSSQAIKEYVKQIQALKDENSENLVNKKSLENELIKLKGEVNAKDKEINSLKEVEKSLRAEQTKIKMSLKQTNVLSLEMDAYEKSLNEATQKLETMNVQTVELKSTISSHENSIETLKSQIKFLEENLESERQHSIDLKEQINLQQLNMKEAQHSISELKIQNDLLSKEKNSTILDLEEFRLDTAKNISEKEKIIRLLQAENEKNIRQVCEQQEQIDQMKAKLAETEQELVDAQTEFSSYKVRAQSVLRNNQTKESSREKELDEELNSVRITNDSLNTKIASLSEQNRKMSADFDAIKQERDHLKDRCKELLRLLDESRQQIDDIQEQNRSELAERQETLKSQRLQIDTLTGCYKKQVAELEEKYLKEIEDLKRNNTSRIDEKMSQSTADNRNVTKSMLTDEQQIDWILMERQAGEGSENTTNSNFLAQRNTSSAKGRRDLIPLDELLNNSFDETAFSTDRSISPTIELETTKAKLTVQESSVKHLTSLLAEAEQDLVKLTQLNDVLKEELRRQERSTAREQHLHNLEYLKNVIFKFLTINCGDEKSHLVPVLNTILKLSPEETQKLERAARGEGQRKWGSYLPGWSGNQ; this is encoded by the exons ATGGATCAGAAGGATCAG gCTGATGGTGACGTGCCCAAGAAAAGCCCATTCGACAATCTCGACAGGGATGAATTGGTGAAGAAGTGTAAGGGTCTGTTGCTACTCGCTAAGAATGCCAAACAGGCCAAGGATG ACTATGCAGAAGAAAACGCCAGGAAAGCGAGTGTCATTGAGAAATTGGAAACGCAAAAACTGGCCGACAAGGAGAGTTTGAAGGCGATGCAAGAAATTGTGGACAGTTTAACCGAAACGAAACTGGAAACAGCGAATCGAATCTGTGATCTGGAGAAGAGTCTGTCGATGGCTAATGCGCAGatagctaaaacgaacgaagaaGTGAATGCACTCCAACAGCATGCAATCGAAAATGAGTCGTTGAGGCGACAAATCCAAAGGCTTACCGACGAAAATGAGGAGCTGATCAGTGAAATGGAACAGCTTGAAGCTAAGTCAAAGGGGGATCATCTGGCCGACATCGCAAACTGTGAAAGTTTAAAATTGGAGAACGAGAAATTGAGGGAAACGGTGGTAAATAACGAGAAGTTTATGATCAAATTGAGTGACCATCAGGAGCAGTTCGATAAAATTGCGCTGGAACTGCAAGCGAGTAAAGAAACCAACGACAAACTCGTCGTAGACCTATCAGCATTAAGTGAACATTCCCGGAAACAGGCCGACAAACTGAAATTGTACAAATCGAAAATCGTAGACATTTCCGCTAAGCTGAAGCAACTTAAGTCAAACAAGGAAGTTCTGGCCAAAATTGTCGCTGAGTATTCGCAGTCGGTGACGAAGTGGCAAGCCGATATTATCGCTGCAATGAAACAAATCGGAAGTAAATCGACAG ACCAACCCGACGAGGTAACACAACTTCAGTCAGAAAGTGCAATTAAAGTCGAAATTTCCGACAAGTTGGAGTCTGCAGAGAAAGCAATTCATCTGCTCCAGGCAACCAACGATGAGTTGACCAGCGAAATTGAAGATCTGAAGAAACAGCTTGCCGACCACGACAATTTGATGTTGGAAAAATCGCAAAATGAGGAGTCTGATCGCGGCGAAGATAAGAAAACCATTGCCGAACTACAAACCCAATGCAGTCGTTTGAACGAGGACAATCAAAAATTGGCGGCTGAAATTGAACATATTCGTAGTAACCATGAAGTGGATCGTCAATCCTCTTCCGACGattttgaatgtgaaaagTCAAAGTTCTTGAACGATATTGACACCCTAAACCGAACGTTGAATGAGCATCAATCGAAACTGAACGCATTGAGCGATGCCAATGCCGAcctaataaataaattggaagAGAGGACAGTTCAGGTGAACGAGAAGACTGCTGAACTGAACGACCTAAACGGTGCCTTGGAGCAGCTGCAACAGAAACGGTCACAGGAAACGGACGAATTGTTGAGTGAAATGCGGGAAATTAACGAGGCCTTAAAGAATCGCGGTGACGTAATTTCGAAGCAGAAACAATCCATTGGCGAATTGAATGACAAAATCGATCGACTGCAGACTGAAAATGCACAGCTGAATGTGGCGAACGATGCTGCGAACAAGCAGGTGGACCATCTGAACGATCGTGTCAAGGAATTGGAAAGTAAAAGCTTTGTCGACG ACTCCCAAATGTCCGTATCTACCATATCCCGGGCGGAAGAAGTGAATCGCATGCGAGACATTGAAGAAGGTTTCGAAGAAAAGTACAATAAGTTGCGCGTCCTGGCGGTGAagttgaagaaaaaagttggCGAACAAGCGTCCATCATTCAATCGTTAGAGTCTCGGAACAATGATAACACAACCGAAGGTCAGCAAATCACTTCAAAATTGGGCGTAATGGAGGTACAAGTCAAGAATCTGCAATTGCTTCAGAGTGAAAACGATCGGTTGCTGGACGAATTAGAAACGGTGAAGAGTAACTGGAAGCGTGACCAAGTGGAGTTGGACAAGAGTCGAATGGAATTGGACAAAGTGGCCAATGAGTTGATTGAGTTGAAATGCACCGAGGCTCAGAGTGATGTCAAGAAGGTCAATTCTAGTCAAGCGATCAAGGAATACGTTAAGCAGATACAGGCTTTAAAGGATGAAAATTCGGAGAATTTGGTGAACAAGAAGTCACTGGAGAACGAGCTGATCAAGTTGAAAG GCGAAGTGAATGCGAAGGACAAGGAGATAAATTCGCTTAAAGAAGTGGAGAAATCGCTGAGAGCTGAGCAaaccaaaatcaaaatgtcGTTGAAACAGACGAATGTCCTGAGCCTAGAAATGGATGCCTATGAAAAGTCACTGAACGAAGCGACTCAAAAACTGGAAACGATGAACGTGCAAACGGTCGAG CTTAAGTCAACGATTTCCTCACATGAGAATTCCATTGAAACCCTGAAAagtcaaattaaatttctggAAGAAAATCTCGAGTCGGAGAGACAACATTCCATTG ATCTCAAAGAGCAGATCAACCTTCAGCAACTGAATATGAAAGAAGCCCAGCACAGCATATCCGAATTGAAAATCCAGAACGATCTGCTGAGCAAGGAGAAGAACTCAACGATTTTGGATCTGGAAGAGTTCCGTTTGGACACCGCCAAGAATATCAGCGAAAAGGAGAAAATCATCCGATTGTTGCAGGCAGAGAATGAGAAAAACATTCGACAAGTGTGCGAGCAGCAAGAGCAAATCGATCAAATGAAAGCGAAATTGGCCGAAACGGAACAGGAATTGGTTGACGCTCAGACCGAATTCTCCAGCTACAAAGTGCGGGCCCAATCGGTTCTACGCAACAATCAGACGAAGGAAAGCAGTCGGGAGAAGGAGCTGGATGAAGAATTGAATTCCGTTCGCATAACGAACGATAGTCTAAACACCAAGATTGCATCGCTGAGTGAACAGAATCGTAAAATGTCCGCAGATTTCGATGCCATCAAACAAGAGCGTGATCATCTGAAGGACCGATGCAAGGAGCTTTTACGGCTGTTAGATGAATCGCGCCAACAAATCGATGACATCCAAGAGCAAAATCGGTCAGAACTGGCTGAGCGTCAAGAAACTCTGAAGTCGCAGCGTCTTCAAATCGACACATTGACCGGTTGCTACAAGAAGCAGGTTGCCGAATTGGAAGAGAAATATCTCAAGGAGATCGAAGACCTGAAACGGAATAATACGTCCCGAATCGACGAAAAGATGTCACAGTCAACCGCAGACAATCGTAATGTTACCAAGTCGATGCTAACCGATGAACAGCAGATCGACTGGATTCTTATGGAGAGGCAAGCGGGCGAG GGTTCCGAAAACACCACCAATTCCAATTTCCTGGCTCAAAGAAACACTTCGTCAGCCAAAGGTCGCAGAGACTTAATTCCACTAGACGAACTGCTCAACAATTCATTTGATGAGACCGCATTTAGTACCGACCGTTCCATATCGCCGACTATTGAATTGGAGACAACAAAAGCTAAACTTACCGTCCAAGAAAGCAG TGTCAAGCACTTGACGTCATTACTTGCCGAGGCTGAACAAGATTTGGTCAAATTGACGCAATTGAACGATGTGTTGAAGGAGGAACTCCGTCGTCAGGAACGATCTACAGCCCGTGAACAGCATTTACACAATTtggaatatttgaaaaatgtcatcTTCAAG TTTCTCACAATCAATTGCGGCGATGAGAAGTCGCATCTAGTTCCTGTGCTAAATACGATCTTAAAACTCAGCCCGGAGGAGACACAAAAACTGGAAAGGGCAGCCAGAG gTGAAGGTCAACGGAAATGGGGTAGTTACCTACCGGGATGGTCCGGCAACCAGTAA